In a single window of the Zea mays cultivar B73 chromosome 5, Zm-B73-REFERENCE-NAM-5.0, whole genome shotgun sequence genome:
- the LOC100383315 gene encoding uncharacterized protein isoform X1 — MSTAKVMITYKRKRAATHAHTEDDTVLDSSPAASSNVAVSSLQLKPEGPAETAVINEYNHITPKMQQSFSTFQQNIKEEREPEKGHDQLYESSPWKEQPEICSATIASTAEAHSNKSQCIDGTNSQTPVSSSLCGNMLADRMINQTKDSNISAPVEINSPTGMENAVAPGQCKSRFSPLLTFRRRVKKKTNLDEPAEEICSLDNDKQCSTLTCSPPRSSQDATSLLKHTAPNPLDIEDKVGRLKNTGPSTEAEHSPEQESSHVVKSSVQHVVPQIALDVNQNIILEDDVTPMSNQKMSLEDDVTPMSKFTGVQEVSGQDTPVEDFNRTSPNTIEVPKVIDLQGKGHCTGETTSLQSPRQKVDASWLKRTNKSVAEDVPESQGSTKNIPIILLDDDNDDRGKELENSEALDQGLHSQNKRTFGKIDLNCTELRQQGLLCLDDSTIQRLPDLDLAVNARKQMSRPIERLFFTEEKDTIRGKQEHHEESSTMHAPYSNFFDLGPPWNTGSLKGPKGLPSEVKFGIMDRAPEFSLDLRLDSFTDNNSVAALRSDKLFLGSTSSTSRKLTEKLGMYSYKRQSAPWSEEELDFLWIGVRRYGVNNWNAMLRDSRLRFSISRMPEDLAKQWDKEQKKLVGPAQAVGYLGRASCSGCSKSASVGAQAQTDLSLGEYYLGRASCSGCSKSSFLGAQTDLSLGDVYLRSGRAPERGHQHHLPTSLGVGGFPGASSSYGRSGGRRRRASKSYYYENKSAWFQEPPSDRVPQQPGGRMGPEMWPSIMVVPPPTADPPRDDDVKPHVLLPDATLKRAIRRSADWGSFSRRLFLSGDLNGGAAGAPVPSDTGASSEETVSDS; from the exons ATGAGCACCGCCAAGGTCATGATAACATACAAGAGGAAGCGTGCTGCCACACATGCCCATACAGAAGACGACACAGTTCTTGACTCATCTCCTGCTGCCTCAAGCAATGTGGCTGTCAGCAGTCTACAACTTAAGCCTGAGGGCCCTGCTGAGACTGCCGTGATAAATGAATATAATCAT ATTACTCCTAAAATGCAGCAGTCTTTCTCCACGTTTCAACAAAACATCAAAGAAGAACGTGAACCAGAGAAAGGACATGATCAGCTATATGAATCATCACCGTGGAAAGAACAACCTGAGATTTGTTCTGCCACTATTGCCTCAACCGCAGAGGCGCATAGCAATAAATCACAATGCATTGATGGCACAAATAGTCAAACCCCTGTTTCAAGTTCTCTGTGTGGCAACATGCTTGCTGATAGGATGATTAACCAGACAAAAGATTCAAATATCTCTGCCCCTGTGGAAATAAATTCTCCTACGGGGATGGAAAATGCTGTCGCCCCTGGCCAATGTAAGAGCAGGTTTAGTCCTCTGCTCACCTTTCGCAGGCGAGTTAAGAAGAAAACAAATTTGGATGAACCAGCAGAAGAAATTTGTTCACTTGACAACGACAAACAGTGTTCAACACTGACATGCAGCCCACCACGCTCATCACAGGATGCTACATCATTACTAAAACATACTGCTCCAAACCCTTTGGATATTGAGGATAAG GTAGGTAGATTGAAAAATACTGGACCTTCTACAGAAGCTGAACACTCACCTGAACAAGAAAG TTCCCACGTCGTAAAATCCTCAGTTCAACATGTGGTTCCACAGATTGCTCTAGATGTAAACCAAAACATAATTCTGGAAGATGATGTTACACCAATGTCGAACCAAAAGATGTCCTTGGAAGATGATGTTACACCAATGTCGAAGTTCACTGGTGTGCaagaggtcagtgggcaagatacgcCAGTGGAGGACTTCAACAGAACATCACCAAATACTATTGAAGTGCCAAAAGTTATTGATTTGCAGGGGAAGGGACATTGTACTGGGGAAACTACTTCTCTGCAGTCTCCAAGACAAAAAGTTGATGCCAGTTGGTTGAAACGGACCAATAAATCTGTGGCAGAAGATGTTCCAGAATCTCAAGGTTCAACAAAAAATATTCCAATAATTCTCttggatgatgataatgatgatagGGGCAAGGAGCTCGAAAATTCAGAGGCCCTCGATCAAGGGCTCCATAGTCAAAACAAAAGAACTTTTGGGAAGATTGACCTGAACTGTACTGAATTAAGACAACAGGGACTTCTCTGTTTAGATGACTCAACAATTCAAAGGCTGCCAGATCTG GATCTAGCTGTCAATGCTCGAAAGCAAATGTCTCGACCGATTGAAAGGCTGTTTTTCACAGAGGAGAAAGATACCATCCGTGGCAAACAAGAGCATCATGAAGAAAGCTCAACCATGCACGCCCCATACTCAAATTTCTTTGATCTGGGTCCACCGTGGAACACCGGGAGTTTGAAGGGACCAAAAGGCTTGCCTTCAGAAGTAAAGTTTGGAATAATGGACAGGGCTCCTGAGTTCAGTCTAGACCTCAGGCTGGATAGTTTCACAGACAACAACAGTGTGGCTGCCCTGAGGAGCGACAAGTTGTTTCTCGGAAGCACCTCCAGCACATCTCGTAAGTTAACAGAAAAGCTTGGCATGTACTCCTACAAGAGGCAGTCGGCTCCGTGGTCAGAAGAAGAGCTGGACTTTCTTTGGATCGGGGTTAGGAGGTACGGCGTGAATAACTGGAATGCAATGCTGAGGGACAGTCGGCTGCGGTTTTCAATCTCAAGGATGCCCGAGGACCTTGCTAAGCAATGGGACAAGGAGCAGAAGAAACTTGTGGGTCCTGCGCAAGCTGTTGGTTATCTTGGTAGAGCTTCGTGCTCTGGATGCTCAAAGTCTGCATCTGTCGGGGCCCAAGCCCAAACGGACCTTTCATTGGGCGAATATTACCTTGGTAGAGCTTCGTGCTCTGGATGCTCCAAGTCTTCATTTCTCGGGGCCCAGACGGACCTTTCATTGGGCGACGTCTACCTTCGCAGTGGCCGTGCTCCAGAGAGAGGCCACCAGCATCATTTACCAACAAGCCTGGGCGTGGGCGGCTTCCCTGGGGCTTCTTCATCGTATGGAAGAAGTGGCGGCAGGCGCAGAAGGGCGTCCAAGTCGTACTACTACGAGAACAAGTCGGCTTGGTTCCAGGAGCCACCATCGGACAGGGTGCCCCAGCAACCCGGCGGCCGAATGGGCCCTGAGATGTGGCCGAGCATCATGGTGGTGCCACCGCCAACGGCAGATCCACCGAGGGACGACGACGTGAAGCCCCATGTCCTCCTCCCTGATGCTACCCTGAAGCGCGCGATAAGGAGGAGTGCGGACTGGGGGTCGTTCAGCAGGAGGCTGTTCCTGTCCGGCGATCTCAACGGGGGGGCTGCAGGCGCCCCAGTACCAAGCGACACCGGCGCGTCATCCGAAGAGACAGTGTCTGACAGCTGA